One genomic window of Magnolia sinica isolate HGM2019 chromosome 3, MsV1, whole genome shotgun sequence includes the following:
- the LOC131241131 gene encoding probable transcription factor GLK2 has protein sequence MLSVSPLRSPKDEKEGEISGFFISGSDEFSEEFSAGDFLNDIDLHDLFVEIDGGDVLQDLEVEQELLAELSSVESEVNVSPSSSTTVEKEEVKREEGEKPSKEVSVEEDRREESVVTTNSGSSDGSRVRKPAKPQAKGSQGKRKVKVDWTPELHRRFVQAVEQLGVDKAVPSRILELMGIDCLTRHNIASHLQKYRSHRKHLLAREAAEAANWSQRRQMYGGGSKREVSPWVAPTMGFPPPTTVQTFRPLHVWGHPTVDQSLVNVWPKHLVHSPPPLRLPWAALPPDPSYWQHPVHQRSPKGAWVASPFTQGTPFFPQPLTTARPVPGFPPHAMYKAGNSIPIPSGPSDPNLQFDTHPSKETVDAVLGDILEKPWLPLPLGLKPPSLEGVLVELQRQGIPKIPPSRA, from the exons ATGCTTTCGGTATCACCCCTTAGAAGCCCCAAGgatgagaaagaaggagagatctCGGGCTTCTTCATCAGCGGCTCTGACGAGTTCTCCGAAGAGTTCTCAGCCGGGGACTTTCTTAATGACATCGACCTCCATGATCTCTTCGTCGAGATCGATGGCGGAGATGTCTTGCAGGATTTGGAGGTGGAGCAAGAACTCCTTGCGGAGTTATCGTCGGTGGAGTCAGAGGTGAATGTGTCGCCTTCGTCATCAACGACGGTCGAAAAAGAGGAAGTGAAGAGAGAGGAGGGTGAGAAGCCATCGAAGGAGGTGTCGGTGGAGGAAGATAGGAGGGAGGAGTCTGTGGTGACGACGAATTCGGGATCGTCAGATGGCAGTAGAGTACGGAAACCGGCAAAACCGCAGGCCAAAGGATCTCAAGGCAAGAGGAAAGTGAAG GTGGATTGGACACCAGAGCTGCACCGGAGGTTTGTACAAGCAGTAGAACAATTGGGAGTGGATAAGGCAGTCCCTTCAAGGATCTTAGAGCTCATGGGGATTGATTGTCTCACTCGCCATAACATTGCCAGCCATCTTCAA AAATACCGGTCACATCGGAAACATTTGCTAGCGAGGGAAGCAGCTGAGGCGGCGAATTGGAGCCAAAGACGACAAATGTATGGTGGTGGAAGCAAAAGGGAGGTGAGCCCATGGGTTGCACCTACAATGGGTTTCCCTCCCCCCACCACCGTCCAGACTTTCAGACCGTTGCACGTGTGGGGACATCCAACCGTAGATCAATCTTTGGTAAATGTGTGGCCCAAGCATCTAGTACATTCCCCTCCACCTCTACGGCTACCTTGGGCGGCACTACCACCAGATCCTTCTTATTGGCAGCACCCCGTACACCAAcgt AGCCCTAAAGGAGCGTGGGTAGCAAGTCCCTTCACACAAGGAACTCCTTTCTTCCCTCAGCCATTGACAACAGCG AGGCCTGTTCCGGGCTTCCCACCCCACGCAATGTATAAAGCAGGCAACAGCATTCCCATCCCAAGTGGGCCATCCGATCCCAACCTTCAATTCGACACCCATCCG TCAAAAGAGACCGTGGACGCAGTTCTTGGAGATATTTTAGAAAAGCCATGGCTGCCACTTCCTCTTGGGCTGAAGCCCCCTTCTCTGGAAGGTGTGTTAGTGGAACTTCAACGCCAAGGAATTCCAAAAATACCACCATCTCGTGCTTGA